In candidate division Zixibacteria bacterium HGW-Zixibacteria-1, a single genomic region encodes these proteins:
- a CDS encoding KamA family radical SAM protein has translation MEYTLETLKAESESFIRLAGSSPNLEVVRERLFRRVTRYQFDVFDEDNPPSVKSIVRVRDCTRAMRSILRAQSDRMAGFSVTRALHDIARGRDRRDLQPGFFAEMIHIFLGMEGRGPGTAPSDVTDGDLGGTREKAIIRSKELDRIWEKVEEWMARYEHGLTSGAIQRRKKRKEKICSTLGASESEWYDWRWQVRKIVKDTKTLKKLVKLAPSEQENIQAALDAKLPFGVTPYYLTLMDNDNENRDRAIRAQVFPPAGYVAEMAANRGHREKAFDFMLERETSPIDLITRRYPAIAILKPFNACPQVCVYCQRNWEIEKVMAPHALASSEKIKEALEWVAEHPSIHELLITGGDPFALNSRIINGLLEKVSKIKSIEHIRIGTRTLVTLPMRVTDDLVQTLKKYIKPGRRDVSIVTHIEHPYEVTADTAEAVWKLKAAGIPVYNQQVYTFYVSRRFESVLLRRILRKIGIEPYYVFNTKGKRETLDYIVPIARLLQEVNEEARLLPGLCRTDEPVYNVPGLGKNYLRARQHRDLVSILPNGSRVYEFHPWDKSLVGQENYIAYDVPIIDYLKRLETIGEDISQYETIWYFY, from the coding sequence ATGGAATATACTTTAGAAACATTAAAAGCGGAAAGCGAAAGCTTTATCAGGCTGGCCGGCTCATCTCCAAACCTCGAGGTAGTGAGAGAGCGGCTTTTTCGGCGTGTCACCAGATACCAATTCGATGTTTTCGATGAGGACAACCCGCCTTCGGTCAAAAGCATCGTTCGGGTGCGCGACTGCACCCGTGCCATGCGTTCGATTTTGCGGGCGCAGTCCGACCGGATGGCCGGTTTCAGTGTTACCAGGGCTTTGCATGATATTGCGCGAGGCAGGGATCGCCGCGATCTGCAGCCCGGTTTTTTCGCGGAAATGATACATATTTTTCTCGGTATGGAGGGCCGCGGGCCGGGAACAGCGCCATCGGATGTTACCGACGGCGATTTAGGCGGCACGCGGGAGAAAGCCATAATAAGATCGAAGGAACTTGATCGGATATGGGAAAAAGTCGAAGAGTGGATGGCAAGGTATGAGCACGGATTGACTTCGGGGGCGATTCAACGCCGAAAAAAAAGAAAAGAAAAAATCTGCTCGACTCTGGGCGCTTCCGAATCCGAATGGTACGACTGGCGCTGGCAGGTAAGGAAAATCGTCAAAGATACCAAAACGCTGAAAAAACTGGTTAAGTTGGCGCCTTCAGAGCAAGAGAATATACAGGCGGCTCTGGACGCCAAGCTTCCATTCGGCGTTACCCCCTACTATCTCACCCTGATGGATAATGATAATGAAAACCGGGATCGGGCCATTCGAGCCCAGGTCTTTCCTCCGGCCGGTTATGTAGCGGAAATGGCGGCCAATCGCGGCCACCGGGAAAAGGCCTTCGATTTCATGCTGGAGCGTGAGACATCACCAATTGACCTGATTACCCGCCGGTATCCGGCGATTGCCATACTCAAACCATTTAATGCCTGCCCGCAGGTCTGTGTTTATTGTCAGAGAAACTGGGAAATCGAAAAAGTTATGGCGCCTCACGCCCTGGCTTCCTCGGAAAAAATCAAAGAAGCGCTGGAGTGGGTCGCGGAGCATCCCTCGATTCACGAGCTGCTGATAACCGGCGGGGATCCGTTTGCGCTCAACAGCAGGATAATAAACGGCCTTCTTGAAAAAGTATCAAAAATTAAATCCATCGAACATATCAGAATCGGCACCCGAACGCTGGTGACTTTGCCGATGAGGGTAACCGATGACCTGGTACAAACACTCAAGAAATACATAAAACCGGGGAGAAGAGATGTCTCGATCGTCACTCATATCGAGCATCCTTATGAAGTTACGGCAGATACCGCGGAGGCGGTGTGGAAATTGAAGGCCGCCGGGATTCCGGTTTATAACCAACAGGTCTATACTTTTTATGTTTCACGGCGGTTCGAGAGCGTTTTGCTGCGCCGGATTTTGAGAAAAATCGGTATCGAACCTTATTATGTCTTCAATACCAAAGGCAAAAGAGAGACCCTGGATTATATCGTTCCGATCGCCCGTCTGCTTCAGGAGGTCAATGAGGAGGCCCGACTTCTGCCCGGTTTATGCCGGACGGATGAGCCGGTGTATAATGTTCCGGGGCTGGGCAAAAATTATCTGCGGGCAAGGCAGCATCGCGACCTGGTCTCGATTCTTCCCAACGGATCAAGGGTTTACGAGTTTCATCCCTGGGATAAGAGCCTTGTGGGACAGGAAAATTATATCGCCTATGATGTTCCGATAATCGACTATTTGAAACGCCTCGAGACGATCGGGGAAGATATCTCCCAATACGAGACGATCTGGTATTTCTATTAA
- the hflX gene encoding GTPase HflX, translating to MKETKEIIVEKACLVGLAWGAVRKEAVEASLIELAELTISAGGTVLDRVVQARNPDSKFYIGKGMVERLKEQFAGNGVNLVIFDDPLSPAQQRNLEEALEVKVIDRSILILDIFALHARTAPAKLQVELAQLEYIMPRLTRAWSHFSRQYGGVGIGSKGPGETQLEIDRRRVRERIARLKMDLEKLGRQRATQRKGRQDLFKVSLVGYTNAGKSTLFNRLTRSEVTTANALFTTLDSTTRMMSSGFPGKILFTDTVGFINKLPHQLFASFKSTLEEVGFADLLLHIVDYSDPGHEEKITQTNRVLADIGAEKIETLLIYNKIDRLSEILPGERQNRTAFYLSALEDIGLDSLKECLADHLQIFSQKHLKF from the coding sequence ATGAAAGAAACCAAAGAAATTATCGTCGAAAAAGCCTGCCTGGTCGGGCTGGCGTGGGGGGCTGTCCGTAAGGAAGCGGTCGAGGCCTCGCTCATCGAGCTGGCCGAACTGACTATCTCGGCGGGGGGCACAGTGCTCGACCGGGTGGTCCAGGCGCGTAATCCCGATTCGAAATTCTATATCGGCAAAGGAATGGTGGAGCGGCTTAAGGAGCAATTCGCCGGCAACGGGGTCAACCTGGTCATATTCGATGATCCCCTCTCCCCGGCCCAGCAGCGCAATCTTGAGGAAGCGCTCGAGGTCAAGGTGATCGACCGCTCGATTCTGATTCTTGATATTTTCGCGCTTCACGCCCGAACCGCTCCGGCCAAACTCCAGGTCGAACTGGCCCAGCTCGAATATATCATGCCCCGGTTGACCCGCGCTTGGTCGCATTTTTCCCGCCAGTACGGCGGTGTCGGAATCGGCTCCAAGGGGCCGGGCGAAACCCAGCTTGAAATCGACCGGCGGCGGGTGCGCGAGCGTATTGCGCGCCTCAAAATGGATCTCGAAAAACTGGGTCGCCAGCGCGCCACTCAGCGGAAGGGCCGCCAGGACCTGTTCAAAGTGTCGCTGGTCGGCTACACCAATGCCGGCAAATCGACCCTGTTCAACCGGCTGACCCGGTCCGAAGTCACCACTGCCAACGCCCTTTTTACGACCCTCGATTCGACCACGCGGATGATGTCATCCGGTTTCCCGGGAAAAATTCTCTTCACTGACACAGTCGGCTTTATCAACAAACTGCCGCACCAGCTTTTTGCCTCGTTCAAATCGACCCTCGAAGAGGTCGGTTTTGCCGATCTCCTGCTTCACATTGTCGATTATTCCGATCCGGGCCACGAGGAAAAAATCACCCAGACAAACCGGGTTTTGGCCGATATCGGCGCCGAAAAGATCGAAACCCTGTTAATATACAACAAGATAGATAGACTTAGCGAAATTCTGCCGGGAGAGCGGCAGAATCGAACCGCCTTTTACCTTTCAGCCCTTGAGGATATCGGCCTGGACAGCCTTAAGGAATGCCTCGCGGATCATCTGCAAATCTTTTCACAAAAACATCTTAAGTTTTAA
- a CDS encoding DNA mismatch repair protein MutS, whose translation MEQDNSEAHEMPLDGTLDLHTFDPKDVKELIPDFIEACLEKEIYHVRIIHGKGKGVLRQIVHSVLENHPAVASFRHESGSGGSWGATVVDLRKQVG comes from the coding sequence ATGGAACAGGATAATTCAGAGGCTCATGAAATGCCGCTTGACGGCACCCTGGATTTACACACTTTTGACCCTAAAGATGTAAAAGAACTCATCCCCGACTTTATCGAAGCCTGCCTCGAAAAAGAGATTTACCATGTGCGTATAATTCACGGCAAAGGCAAGGGCGTTTTGCGTCAAATTGTTCATTCGGTTCTGGAGAACCATCCGGCGGTGGCATCATTTCGCCATGAATCGGGCAGCGGCGGCAGCTGGGGAGCGACCGTTGTCGATCTCAGGAAACAGGTCGGCTGA